The following proteins are encoded in a genomic region of Herminiimonas arsenicoxydans:
- the metX gene encoding Homoserine O-acetyltransferase (Homoserine O-trans-acetylase) (Homoserine transacetylase) (HTA) (Evidence 2a : Function of homologous gene experimentally demonstrated in an other organism; PubMedId : 9209059; Product type e : enzyme) encodes MTSLGIVTPQSMFFSTPLPLQSGAEITDYTLVYETYGTLNADHSNAVLVCHALNASHHVAGSYSEDASTRGWWDNMVGPGKPLDTDKFFVIGVNNLGSCFGSTGPMHANPATGKPYGPQFPVVTVEDWVQSQARLADALGIRQFAAVMGGSLGGMQALAWSILFPERLRHCVVIASTPKLTAQNIAFDDVARQAILTDPDYHGGDYYAHGVVPKNGLRVARMLGHITYLSDDDMAVKFGRDLRSGSYQFGFGIDFEIESYLRYQGDKFSEYFDANTYLLITKALDYFDPAKDFGGDLTKTLSHTRAQFLLVSFSTDWRFAPERSHEMVQALVNNKRMVTYAEIDASHGHDAFLLDDARYMSVVRAYYERVYKEIDGGSLKAGAQV; translated from the coding sequence ATGACCTCTCTCGGAATCGTTACGCCGCAATCCATGTTTTTTTCCACGCCGCTGCCTTTGCAGAGCGGCGCGGAAATTACCGACTACACACTGGTTTATGAAACCTATGGCACGCTGAATGCCGATCATTCCAATGCCGTGCTGGTGTGCCATGCGCTGAATGCCTCGCACCATGTGGCCGGCAGTTACAGCGAAGACGCCAGCACCAGGGGCTGGTGGGACAATATGGTGGGCCCGGGCAAGCCGCTTGATACCGATAAATTTTTTGTCATCGGCGTCAACAATCTCGGCTCCTGCTTCGGCTCCACCGGCCCCATGCATGCCAATCCGGCGACCGGCAAACCGTATGGCCCACAGTTCCCGGTAGTGACGGTGGAGGATTGGGTGCAGTCGCAGGCGCGGCTGGCCGATGCGCTGGGTATCCGGCAATTCGCCGCCGTGATGGGCGGCTCTCTGGGCGGCATGCAGGCGCTGGCATGGAGCATCCTGTTCCCCGAACGCTTGCGTCATTGCGTGGTGATTGCCTCGACGCCCAAGCTGACCGCGCAGAACATCGCCTTCGACGATGTGGCGCGGCAGGCGATACTGACCGATCCCGATTATCACGGCGGCGATTATTACGCGCATGGTGTGGTGCCGAAAAACGGCTTGCGCGTGGCGCGCATGCTGGGCCACATCACCTATCTGTCGGATGACGACATGGCGGTGAAATTCGGCCGCGACCTGCGTTCCGGCAGCTATCAATTCGGCTTCGGCATCGATTTTGAAATTGAATCGTATCTGCGCTACCAGGGCGACAAGTTCTCCGAATATTTCGATGCCAATACCTATTTGCTGATCACCAAGGCGCTCGATTATTTCGATCCGGCCAAGGATTTCGGCGGCGATCTGACCAAAACCTTATCGCATACGCGCGCGCAGTTTTTACTGGTGTCGTTTTCGACCGACTGGCGCTTCGCACCCGAGCGCAGCCATGAAATGGTACAGGCGCTGGTCAATAACAAACGTATGGTTACCTATGCGGAAATCGATGCATCGCACGGCCACGACGCCTTCCTGCTGGACGATGCGCGTTACATGAGCGTGGTGCGGGCGTACTACGAGCGCGTGTACAAGGAAATCGATGGCGGCAGTCTGAAAGCGGGAGCGCAGGTATGA
- a CDS encoding Putative methionine biosynthesis protein MetW (Evidence 3 : Function proposed based on presence of conserved amino acid motif, structural feature or limited homology; Product type pe : putative enzyme), which produces MNFEQLSALRPDLAFIAHWVGTGKQVLDLGCGDGVMLDYLQTDKQCSGYGIEIDDDKIPECVQRGVSVIQRDLEAGLAIFADNSFDTVLCLSALQMMKNVEGVLRDISRVGRDAIVSFPNFAYWPHRIALLRGRMPVSKSLPYEWYDTPNLRCATIKDFEELANEVGLEVIECVALQDGHPVSFLPNWRGSLAVFRLRKK; this is translated from the coding sequence ATGAATTTCGAACAATTAAGCGCCTTGCGTCCCGATCTGGCTTTCATTGCGCATTGGGTAGGCACCGGCAAGCAGGTGCTCGATCTGGGTTGCGGCGACGGCGTGATGCTGGACTATCTGCAAACCGACAAGCAATGCAGCGGTTACGGGATAGAAATCGACGACGACAAAATTCCGGAATGCGTGCAGCGCGGCGTCTCGGTGATCCAGCGCGATCTGGAAGCGGGCCTGGCGATCTTTGCCGATAATTCCTTCGATACGGTGCTGTGTTTATCCGCGCTGCAAATGATGAAGAACGTCGAAGGCGTGCTGCGCGATATTTCGCGCGTCGGTCGCGATGCCATCGTTTCCTTTCCCAATTTTGCCTACTGGCCGCACCGGATTGCGCTGTTGCGCGGTCGCATGCCGGTGTCGAAAAGCCTGCCGTATGAATGGTACGACACGCCCAATCTGCGTTGTGCAACGATCAAGGATTTTGAAGAGCTGGCCAATGAGGTCGGACTGGAAGTGATCGAGTGCGTGGCCTTGCAGGATGGGCATCCGGTTTCCTTCCTGCCGAACTGGCGCGGCAGTCTGGCGGTATTCCGCCTGCGCAAGAAATAG
- a CDS encoding putative Permease of the major facilitator superfamily (Evidence 3 : Function proposed based on presence of conserved amino acid motif, structural feature or limited homology; Product type pt : putative transporter): protein MSASVPVGDTPTFHSNQAGRMIFRNSSTLRHSWADTLKVYREPATVRMLLLGFSAGLPLMLVLGTLSFWLREAGIDRSTIGYLSWVGLAYAFKWAWAPLVDRMPIPFLTRWLGRRRSWLLLSQGAIIAGLIGMAFNDPRLDLQPVVWCALLVAFGSATQDIALDAFRIESADIDRQAALAAGYQTGYRLAMIWAGAGVLWIAARAEVIDGGTYQAGAWHIAYLAMAASMAVGVLTVLFSTEPVRRILPPARNAAAWLDDVVIGPFRDFILRYRWQAVLILALIAIYRISDVVMGIMANPFYVDMGYSKDEVAAVTKIFGIVMTLLGAFIGGALSMRFGMMRILTLGAVLSSASNLLFAWLAGHGHDVSMLVLVISADNLAGGIASAAFIAYLSSLTNIDYSATQYALLSSMMLLLPKFLAGYSGTYVDAYGYSNFFIATALLGLPVIILLWLAARMHSPAVRSAQ from the coding sequence GTGTCAGCATCTGTCCCTGTCGGCGACACCCCGACATTCCACTCAAACCAGGCAGGCAGAATGATTTTTCGCAACAGTAGTACGCTAAGGCACTCATGGGCAGACACACTCAAGGTCTACCGCGAACCGGCCACCGTACGCATGTTGCTGCTGGGTTTTTCCGCCGGCCTGCCACTGATGCTGGTCCTCGGCACGCTCAGCTTCTGGCTGCGCGAAGCCGGCATAGACCGTAGCACCATTGGCTATCTGAGCTGGGTCGGCCTGGCATATGCATTCAAATGGGCATGGGCGCCGCTGGTCGATCGCATGCCGATTCCATTTTTGACGCGCTGGCTGGGACGCCGCCGCAGCTGGCTGCTGCTGTCGCAAGGCGCTATCATCGCCGGCTTGATCGGCATGGCATTCAACGATCCGCGTCTGGACCTGCAACCCGTGGTTTGGTGCGCGCTGCTGGTTGCCTTCGGCTCTGCCACCCAGGATATTGCGCTGGATGCCTTTCGCATCGAATCCGCCGATATCGATCGCCAGGCCGCGCTGGCGGCAGGCTATCAAACCGGTTACCGGCTGGCGATGATCTGGGCCGGGGCCGGCGTGCTGTGGATTGCGGCGCGAGCTGAAGTCATCGATGGCGGCACTTATCAGGCCGGCGCCTGGCACATTGCCTATCTGGCGATGGCGGCATCGATGGCGGTAGGCGTGTTGACCGTCCTGTTCTCCACCGAACCGGTGCGGCGCATCTTGCCGCCGGCGCGCAACGCGGCAGCCTGGCTGGACGATGTAGTAATCGGTCCGTTTCGCGATTTCATCCTGCGCTATCGCTGGCAGGCGGTGCTGATTCTGGCGCTGATTGCCATTTACCGCATCAGCGATGTGGTGATGGGCATCATGGCGAATCCGTTTTATGTGGATATGGGTTACAGCAAGGATGAAGTGGCGGCAGTGACCAAGATCTTCGGCATCGTGATGACGCTGCTCGGTGCCTTCATAGGCGGGGCGCTGTCGATGCGCTTTGGCATGATGCGTATTCTGACGCTGGGTGCGGTGTTGAGTTCAGCCAGCAATCTGCTGTTCGCGTGGCTGGCGGGTCATGGTCACGATGTCAGCATGCTGGTGCTGGTGATTTCTGCCGACAATCTGGCCGGCGGCATCGCCAGCGCGGCCTTCATCGCCTATTTGTCCAGCCTGACCAATATCGATTACTCGGCCACGCAATATGCGCTGTTGAGTTCAATGATGCTGCTGCTGCCGAAATTCCTGGCCGGCTATTCCGGCACCTATGTCGATGCGTATGGTTACAGCAATTTTTTCATCGCCACCGCCTTGCTCGGCCTGCCGGTGATCATCCTGTTATGGCTGGCCGCCAGAATGCACAGCCCGGCCGTGCGCAGCGCGCAGTAA
- a CDS encoding CheW-like protein (Evidence 2b : Function of strongly homologous gene; Product type r : regulator) — protein sequence MDATHNEINERSALTANNKFELMLFRLGVSPHSEQSEIYGINVFKLRELMAMPAVNSIANSPPHMLGMANIRGQLIPVIDLPAALGCKPATGLNILMVTEFGRTVQGFAVEEVDEIVRLNWSQVRAAEGAAAGRGTITSIAQLDADLNNTRLAQVLDVEQILRTVMPSGTADIDPDAIDNSPILPPGTLILAADDSASARMLIGGCLDAMNLPYVMTKTGLEAWQKLEELSAAAQREGQDVSDKVALVLTDLEMPEMDGFTLTKKIKSDPRFTKIPVVIHSSLSGASNEVHVHGAGADAYAAKFKAEELAVTLRDVLAKARG from the coding sequence ATGGATGCAACACACAATGAAATCAACGAACGTTCGGCACTGACCGCGAACAACAAATTCGAGCTGATGCTGTTTCGTCTGGGCGTCTCCCCGCACTCCGAACAGAGTGAAATTTACGGCATCAACGTCTTCAAGCTGCGCGAATTGATGGCCATGCCGGCGGTCAATTCGATCGCCAATTCCCCGCCGCACATGCTGGGCATGGCCAATATCCGCGGCCAGCTGATCCCCGTCATCGATTTGCCAGCCGCGCTGGGATGCAAGCCGGCCACCGGCCTGAACATCCTGATGGTGACCGAGTTCGGCCGTACCGTGCAGGGCTTTGCGGTGGAGGAGGTCGATGAAATCGTACGTCTGAACTGGAGTCAGGTGCGCGCCGCCGAAGGCGCCGCAGCCGGTCGCGGCACCATCACCAGCATTGCGCAACTCGATGCCGATCTAAACAATACCCGGCTGGCACAAGTACTGGATGTCGAACAGATTTTGCGTACCGTCATGCCATCCGGCACGGCGGATATCGATCCGGACGCCATAGACAATTCGCCTATCCTGCCGCCCGGCACGCTCATCCTCGCGGCCGACGATTCCGCCTCGGCGCGAATGTTGATAGGCGGCTGTCTGGACGCCATGAACCTGCCTTATGTGATGACCAAAACCGGCCTGGAAGCGTGGCAGAAGCTGGAAGAGCTGAGCGCCGCGGCACAGCGGGAAGGACAAGACGTCAGCGACAAAGTAGCGCTGGTACTGACCGATCTTGAAATGCCGGAAATGGACGGTTTTACCCTGACCAAGAAGATCAAGAGCGACCCGCGCTTCACAAAAATCCCGGTGGTGATCCACTCCTCGCTGTCGGGTGCCAGTAACGAAGTACATGTGCACGGCGCGGGGGCCGATGCCTATGCCGCCAAATTCAAGGCCGAAGAACTGGCAGTGACCTTGCGCGATGTGCTGGCCAAGGCGCGCGGATAA
- a CDS encoding conserved hypothetical protein (Evidence 4 : Homologs of previously reported genes of unknown function) produces MSAYEFWPHSGFALTQRDDDARLLLSDALLSAWWHRPEVAPVAESCGHERALHAALLAAPRRAVTATELAALQDEDARDNYRVLLAWRDRLLAAPTLEAAYLDIFRAGTVTAPPVFIDQLAQMIVHGMLADSEEALQVRAAELFFRPQKVALEDGAVMLADAATVDLHASGGNYGDIGRLLIEAKTKPRRVELDVIDQENAVTYWARNERHDTVISFAYGRAALTAFCRVIEKWIDHFYGVAVVVRPLRSIEAKHWAWHIGLDAEATGILNDLYAGAELGEERNRRILSLFQLDFVDPAVARADVAGHPVYLACAMNADEVLRIKPQNLLLNLPLASIS; encoded by the coding sequence ATGTCCGCTTACGAATTCTGGCCGCATTCCGGTTTTGCCCTGACGCAGCGCGACGATGATGCTCGCCTGCTGTTGAGCGACGCTTTGCTCAGCGCCTGGTGGCACAGGCCGGAAGTCGCGCCGGTCGCAGAATCCTGCGGCCATGAACGCGCCCTGCATGCGGCCTTGCTGGCCGCGCCGCGCCGTGCGGTCACGGCAACCGAGCTTGCTGCGTTGCAGGACGAGGATGCGCGCGACAATTATCGCGTGTTGCTGGCGTGGCGCGATCGCCTGCTGGCCGCGCCTACGCTGGAAGCAGCCTATCTCGATATATTCCGCGCCGGTACGGTGACGGCGCCGCCGGTTTTCATCGACCAGCTGGCGCAGATGATCGTGCACGGCATGCTGGCAGACAGCGAAGAAGCCTTGCAGGTGCGCGCGGCCGAATTATTCTTTCGCCCGCAAAAAGTGGCGCTTGAAGACGGCGCCGTCATGCTGGCGGATGCGGCGACGGTGGACCTGCATGCCAGCGGAGGCAATTACGGCGATATCGGCAGACTGCTGATCGAAGCCAAGACCAAGCCGCGTCGTGTAGAACTCGATGTGATCGATCAGGAAAATGCCGTTACCTATTGGGCGCGCAATGAACGGCACGATACCGTCATCAGCTTCGCTTATGGTCGCGCGGCATTGACGGCCTTCTGCCGCGTGATTGAAAAATGGATAGACCATTTCTACGGTGTTGCCGTAGTGGTCAGGCCATTGCGCTCTATCGAAGCCAAACACTGGGCCTGGCATATCGGACTCGATGCAGAAGCGACCGGCATCCTGAATGATTTGTACGCAGGCGCGGAACTGGGCGAAGAACGCAATCGCCGCATCCTGTCGCTGTTCCAGCTGGATTTTGTGGATCCTGCCGTGGCGCGTGCCGATGTGGCCGGTCATCCGGTATATCTTGCCTGTGCGATGAATGCGGATGAAGTTTTGCGCATCAAGCCGCAAAATCTATTATTGAATCTGCCGCTGGCATCGATTTCCTGA
- a CDS encoding putative Sulfate permease and related transporter (MFS superfamily) (Evidence 3 : Function proposed based on presence of conserved amino acid motif, structural feature or limited homology; Product type pt : putative transporter), translating to MSEPGLPISTIATPLRNRYDRMEWAGAFGDLGTLIPFVAAYIGVLKMDPFGVLFAFGVCMLVCGLYYKTPFPVQPMKAIGAVAALQAVQTAVVTPAAVYSAALVTGAVWLLLGLTGLVSRVARLVPPTVVIGIVFGLGFGFMLQGVTMMQSDWLIALIGGSATLLLMGNKKFPAMFVLLAFGITVGIVQNPALLTALKQSGAAFHTPTFALTDISWSQFFVGAVLLALPQIPLTLGNAVIAIKEENNRLFPHRPVTEGGVSISTGIMNLFSASVCGVPMCHGAGGMAGHIAFGARTGGAVVILGCLLLVLAFFFSDSVEVLFQLFPTAVLGVILFLTGAQLALGSSAFPAERSGRVVVLLTAAFCMWNVGVGFVVGIALHHLQQRGRMQM from the coding sequence ATGAGCGAACCAGGCCTACCCATCTCCACAATAGCAACGCCGCTGCGCAATCGCTACGATCGCATGGAATGGGCGGGTGCTTTCGGTGATCTGGGCACCTTGATTCCATTCGTCGCCGCTTATATCGGTGTATTGAAAATGGATCCCTTCGGTGTGCTGTTCGCCTTCGGTGTGTGCATGCTGGTGTGCGGGCTGTATTACAAGACACCGTTCCCGGTACAGCCGATGAAGGCGATAGGCGCGGTCGCCGCATTGCAGGCAGTGCAGACCGCAGTCGTCACGCCTGCCGCAGTTTACAGCGCGGCCCTGGTGACCGGTGCCGTATGGTTATTGCTCGGCCTTACCGGGCTGGTGTCTCGCGTGGCACGACTGGTGCCGCCGACTGTCGTCATCGGAATCGTATTCGGACTCGGCTTCGGTTTCATGCTGCAAGGCGTGACGATGATGCAAAGCGATTGGTTGATCGCACTGATAGGCGGCAGCGCAACCCTGCTCCTGATGGGTAATAAAAAATTTCCGGCAATGTTTGTGCTGCTGGCATTTGGCATCACAGTTGGCATCGTACAAAACCCCGCCTTGCTGACTGCATTGAAGCAAAGCGGCGCAGCCTTCCATACGCCGACATTTGCGTTGACGGACATCTCATGGAGTCAGTTTTTTGTCGGCGCCGTCTTGCTGGCCTTGCCGCAAATTCCACTGACGCTGGGCAATGCAGTGATCGCGATCAAGGAAGAAAATAATCGCCTGTTTCCGCATAGACCCGTGACGGAAGGCGGCGTATCGATTTCTACCGGCATCATGAATCTGTTCAGCGCATCGGTCTGTGGCGTGCCCATGTGTCATGGCGCGGGCGGCATGGCCGGGCATATTGCCTTCGGTGCCAGAACCGGCGGCGCGGTGGTCATACTCGGCTGCCTGTTGCTGGTGCTGGCATTTTTCTTCAGCGATTCGGTCGAGGTATTGTTCCAGCTTTTCCCGACGGCGGTGCTGGGCGTGATTTTATTTTTGACTGGTGCGCAGTTGGCGCTGGGCAGCAGCGCTTTCCCTGCTGAGCGCAGCGGCCGTGTGGTGGTGTTGCTGACTGCCGCTTTTTGTATGTGGAATGTCGGTGTCGGTTTTGTCGTTGGCATTGCCTTGCATCATTTGCAGCAACGTGGACGCATGCAGATGTAA
- a CDS encoding Putative Permease of the major facilitator superfamily (Evidence 3 : Function proposed based on presence of conserved amino acid motif, structural feature or limited homology; Product type pt : putative transporter): MSIQILLSASSRFPRLQSAATPFLFILLGVIYASWAARIPAIRDVLQLSPAQLGMVLLGGGFGAVASFPLAAWLVGRFGGRRAAWYAGLGLIVVLPALALAPNMLWLVIAAIVLGAASGCFDVAINAIGTAHEKLAGRSTMSLLHAWFSAGAVSGALFGSAMAGFGMTPVVHFSITALVLLPPLYIAYQALPPEQIEKPTSKQYFAIAHGPLVALGIIGFCGAVAEGSIADWSGVFMKDRMGAHDGVAPLAYAGFAALMLLARLVCDRLKDGYGARRVVAVGASLAACGIFIAVAAFNIPLTIFGFALAGAGFASVFPFVFSSAGRHGATALAAVATFSYSGGLIGPPVIGFLAQGWGMQVALGLIGVMAIAIALSASRARWLE; the protein is encoded by the coding sequence ATGTCCATCCAAATCCTGTTGTCCGCGTCATCGCGCTTTCCCCGTTTACAGTCGGCAGCCACGCCTTTTCTCTTCATTCTGCTGGGTGTGATCTATGCATCATGGGCGGCGCGTATTCCGGCAATTCGCGATGTATTGCAATTGAGTCCGGCGCAACTGGGCATGGTCTTGCTGGGTGGCGGCTTTGGCGCGGTCGCGTCATTTCCATTGGCCGCATGGCTGGTCGGAAGATTTGGCGGACGGCGTGCCGCCTGGTATGCCGGCCTGGGCTTGATCGTTGTATTGCCCGCGCTGGCGCTGGCACCCAACATGCTGTGGCTGGTCATCGCCGCGATTGTCCTGGGCGCCGCTTCCGGCTGCTTCGACGTTGCCATCAACGCGATAGGTACCGCGCATGAAAAACTCGCCGGACGCTCCACCATGTCTCTCTTGCATGCATGGTTCAGTGCAGGTGCGGTAAGCGGCGCTTTATTCGGCAGCGCGATGGCGGGCTTCGGAATGACGCCCGTTGTGCATTTCAGCATCACCGCTCTCGTCTTGTTGCCGCCTTTGTATATCGCCTATCAAGCCTTGCCGCCTGAGCAGATTGAGAAACCAACGAGCAAGCAATACTTCGCGATTGCACACGGCCCCTTGGTTGCGCTTGGCATCATCGGTTTTTGCGGCGCAGTGGCAGAAGGTTCGATTGCCGACTGGAGCGGCGTTTTCATGAAGGACAGGATGGGCGCACACGATGGCGTTGCGCCGCTGGCTTATGCCGGCTTCGCGGCCTTGATGTTGTTGGCGCGACTGGTATGCGATCGCCTGAAGGATGGTTACGGTGCGCGGCGCGTCGTTGCAGTTGGTGCATCGCTGGCTGCATGCGGGATTTTTATTGCGGTCGCCGCTTTCAATATACCGCTGACGATATTCGGTTTCGCATTGGCAGGCGCCGGCTTCGCTTCCGTCTTTCCCTTCGTCTTCAGTTCTGCCGGTCGTCATGGTGCAACGGCATTGGCGGCGGTGGCGACCTTCAGTTACAGCGGCGGTTTGATCGGGCCGCCCGTCATCGGCTTCCTGGCACAGGGATGGGGCATGCAGGTTGCACTTGGATTGATCGGCGTGATGGCGATTGCGATTGCGCTATCTGCCAGTCGTGCGCGCTGGCTGGAATAA